A stretch of Hirundo rustica isolate bHirRus1 unplaced genomic scaffold, bHirRus1.pri.v3 scaffold_307_arrow_ctg1, whole genome shotgun sequence DNA encodes these proteins:
- the LOC120747928 gene encoding uncharacterized protein LOC120747928, whose product MEPGEELEAITDVVATLGELVAIITPPCRSTWPLLYPRSLCADLRRFTCRLHEALKRHSVTFLRQRSVTPLGQAVAALRATPGATWADVRAAVKGWRKSVYELEDSWYWLVEDAANLLDYWKNKVTTEATTKATATAQAGDLQDESTSWETAGDNPVAAAQQPPVPPDKDKLDLMLDAHFARVDAAKKAMEEAMVATSQAGTATRRGQQVEVAVGLLGRLVVECDRADQLSWELHDQLDDMEAALEGKKEVPTDVPEALVVAVDKFQQLWEASSRQNKRHLLRRLEVIYHLLLSPYGSSGGPGGHSVAKRCQEAIEDTWTPSKKQRPVPSCSRTNNGSSITGTPQQPEGTWGKPKPGAAGETAGDLPSDPNLLPPGARCELATSKSITFLKKYCYECIPTGVTGTSQQRQDFLIIGKESNESLGLSVLPAVISANCNEELRVLAFTHKAPMVIQPKMPIAIAIVLPMNTNKRAGYQEMPFESFNSHGRWVKHIGNAQPMLTCRLTCSNESQKCPGVTPATLITGTLDTGADVTVISYESWPKDWNLVPPMHSLTGIGGGVISMQSEFMITVTGLEGKTAKTRPYVVKRPITLWGRDVLSQWGTNMKVDS is encoded by the exons ATGGAGCCTGGAGAG gagctggaggctATAACGGATGTGGTGGCCACTCTGGGCGAGCTGGTGGCCATCATCACCCCACCATGCAGGAGCACGTGGCCACTCCTGTACCCAAGGTCCCTATGCGCAGACCTGAGGAGATTCACCTGCCGCCTCCACGAGGCCCTGAAGCGCCACAGTGTCACCTTCCTGCGCCAGCGCAGTGTCACCcccctgggccaggctgtggctgcccttaGGGCCACCCCAGGGGCCACCTGGGCCGATGTGAGAGCTGCAGTCAAAGGCTGGCGGAAGTCGGTGTACGAGCTTGAGGACAGCTGGTACTGGCTGGTTGAGGATGCCGCCAATCTCCTCGATTACTGGAAGAACAAGGTCACCACCGAGGCTACTACCAAGgccactgccactgcccagGCCGGGGACCTGCAGGATGAGTCCACCAGCTGGGAGACAGCTGGTGACAACCCGGTGGCCGCAGCCCAACAGCCACCAGTGCCCCCGGACAAGGATAAGCTGGACTTGATGCTGGATGCACACTTTGCCAGGGTGGATGCAGCCAAGAAGGCCATGGAAGAGGCCATGGTGGCCaccagccaggcagggacagccaccaggaggggacagcaggtgGAGGTGGCCGTGGGACTGCTGGGGCGCTTGGTGGTTGAGTGTGACAGAGCCGAccagctctcctgggagctgcacGACCAGCTCGATGACATGGAGGCTGccttggaggggaaaaaggaagtgCCCACTGATGTCCCTGAGGCCTTGGTGGTTGCAGTGGATAAgttccagcagctgtgggaggccAGCAGCCGCCAGAACAAGCGTCACCTGCTAAGGAGGCTTGAGGTCATCTACCACCTCCTCTTGAGTCCCTATGGCAGCTCTGGTGGCCCCGGTGGCCACTCAGTGGCCAAGAGGTGCCAAGAAGCCATCGAGGACACTTGGACGCCGAGCAAAAAACAGCGCCCAGTGCCATCGTGTAGCAGAACAAATAATGGCAGCTCAATCACAGGAACACCTCAACAACCTGAAGGTACCTGGGGAAAACCCAAGCCAGGTGCAGCTGGTGAAACCGCTGGCGATCTCCCAAGTGACCCAAACTTATTACCCCCAGGGGCACGATGTGAACTGGCAACTTCCAAATCgataacttttttaaaaaaatattgctatgAATGCATTCCCACAGGAGTTACGGGAACTTCGCAGCAACGGCAAGACTTTCTAATTATAGGCAAGGAGAGTAATGAAAGTCTTGGACTTTCAGTGCTTCCAGCTGTCATTTCAGCAAATTGTAATGAAGAGCTGAGGGTTTTAGCTTTCACTCACAAGGCTCCAATGGTAATTCAACCAAAAATGCCAATAGCTATTGCTATTGTATTGCCAATGAACACAAATAAGCGAGCTGGATACCAAGAAATGCCTTTTGAGAGCTTTAACTCTCATGGCCGTTGGGTAAAACATATTGGCAACGCGCAGCCGATGCTGACATGCCGTCTGACATGCAGTAATGAAAGTCAGAAATGCCCTGGTGTAACACCTGCCACACTGATTACGGGCACACTGGACACGGGGGCAGACGTCACCGTGATTTCTTATGAGTCTTGGCCGAAAGATTGGAATTTGGTGCCACCCATGCATAGTCTCACAGGGATTGGAGGAGGTGTAATCTCTATGCAGAGTGAATTCATGATTACTGTCACAGGTCTTGAGGGAAAGACAGCAAAAACCCGTCCCTACGTGGTGAAGAGGCCCATCACATTATGGGGGAGAGATGTGTTGTCCCAGTGGGGAACAAATATGAAAGTGGATTCTTAA